One Budorcas taxicolor isolate Tak-1 chromosome 13, Takin1.1, whole genome shotgun sequence DNA window includes the following coding sequences:
- the FITM2 gene encoding acyl-coenzyme A diphosphatase FITM2: MKGKTVAERVRGGGRWPTRSVMEHLERCAWVLRGTLVRSAVRRYLPWALAASMLAGSLVKELSPLPESYLSNKRNVLNVYFVKVAWAWTFCLLLPFIALTNYHLTGKAGLVLRRLSTLLVGTAIWYVCTAIFSNIEHYTGSCYQSPALEGERKEHQSKQQCHGEGGFWHGFDISGHSFLLTFCALMIVEEMAVLHEVKTDRNHRLHTAITTLVVALGFLTFIWVWMFLCTAIYFHNLSQKVFGTLFGLLGWYGTYGCWYLKSFSPGLPPQSSSLNLKQDTYKK; the protein is encoded by the exons ATGAAGGGCAAGACGGTGGCCGAGAGGGTACGCGGAGGCGGACGGTGGCCGACGAGGTCGGTCATGGAGCACCTGGAGCGCTGCGCGTGGGTCCTCCGGGGAACGCTGGTGCGATCGGCAGTGCGGAGATACCTGCCCTGGGCTCTGGCGGCCTCTATGCTGGCGGGCTCCCTCGTCAAGGAGCTCTCCCCGCTGCCCGAGAGCTATCTCAGCAACAAGCGCAACGTCCTCAACGT GTATTTTGTCAAAGTGGCCTGGGCCTGGACTTTctgcctcctcctgcctttcATTGCCCTCACCAACTACCACCTGACGGGCAAGGCCGGCCTGGTCCTGCGGCGGCTGAGCACCCTGCTCGTGGGCACGGCCATCTGGTACGTCTGCACGGCCATCTTCTCCAACATCGAGCACTACACGGGCAGCTGCTACCAGTCGCCAGCCCTGGAGGGGGAGCGAAAGGAGCACCAGAGCAAGCAGCAGTGCCACGGGGAGGGGGGCTTTTGGCACGGCTTCGACATCTCAGGCCACTCCTTCCTGCTGACCTTCTGCGCCCTCATGATTGTGGAGGAGATGGCCGTGCTGCACGAGGTGAAGACGGACCGGAACCACCGTCTCCACACAGCCATCACCACCCTGGTGGTGGCCCTgggcttcctgaccttcatcTGGGTGTGGATGTTTCTGTGTACAGCCATCTACTTCCACAACTTGTCCCAGAAAGTGTTTGGCACCCTGTTCGGTCTGCTGGGCTGGTACGGGACGTACGGCTGTTGGTATCTGAAATCCTTTTCTCCAGGACTCCCTCCCCAGAGCTCCAGTTTGAATTTGAAGCAAGACACttacaagaaataa